In Saccharomycodes ludwigii strain NBRC 1722 chromosome III, whole genome shotgun sequence, one DNA window encodes the following:
- the QRI1 gene encoding UDP-N-acetylglucosamine diphosphorylase (similar to Saccharomyces cerevisiae YDL103C | QRI1 | UDP-N-acetylglucosamine pyrophosphorylase), with amino-acid sequence MTFDLNTISNNKTVQEYIKAGQSDLFENFDFLTGSQKIELLNNLSKVDPSKIVSICSNTLELSRSSNTNQDIIEPLPPKSYKSIIGNKLLETKYYSIGLDAIKNGKVAVILMAGGQGSRLGSNEPKGCYDINLPSHKSLFQIQAEKLKTIEKLSETKVPIPWYIMTSKPTRKDTELFFFKNNFFGLKQSQVHFFNQGTLPALNLTGDKLLLDSPTSLVESPDGNGGIYRAIQENHLLDDLISKGIQHVHMYCVDNVLVKIADPVFIGFAIENNFKLATKAVRKRDAHESVGLIVSKNGKPSVIEYSEISKELNEAINPDDGLLKLRSANIVNHYYNVDLLKEKLDSWVERMPYHIAKKKIPYYEPKTQSYVKPKETPNGIKLEQFIFDVFDTVNMDQFGCLEVERSKEFSPLKNAPGSKNDNPETARLAFLKLGTSWLKDVGCEIKEDGNVLVEVSSLKSYSGENLNEYKGKTIIENGTIIE; translated from the coding sequence ATGACCTTTGATCTAAATACTATTTCTAACAATAAGACTGTTCAAGAGTACATTAAAGCTGGCCAATCAGatctttttgaaaattttgacTTTTTAACCGGTTcacaaaaaattgaattacTTAACAATTTATCTAAAGTTGATCCATCCAAAATCGTCTCCATCTGTTCTAACACACTTGAACTAAGTCGTAGTAGTAATACAAACCAAGATATTATCGAACCATTACCACCAAAATCATATAAATCAATTATTGGTAATAAGCTTTTAGAAACCAAGTATTACAGTATTGGTTTGGatgcaattaaaaatggtaaagTTGCCGTTATTTTAATGGCCGGAGGTCAAGGAAGTAGGTTGGGTTCTAATGAACCCAAAGGCTGTTACGATATTAATTTACCATCTCACAAATCATTGTTTCAAATACAAgctgaaaaattaaaaactattgaaaaattaagtGAAACTAAAGTGCCAATTCCATGGTACATCATGACTTCAAAGCCAACTCGTAAAGATACTgaattattcttttttaaaaataattttttcgGGTTAAAGCAGTCACAagttcatttttttaatcaagGCACATTACCAGCCCTAAATCTAACTGGCGATAAGCTTTTGTTAGATTCACCAACTTCTTTGGTAGAATCTCCCGATGGTAACGGTGGGATATATCGTGCTATTCAAGAAAATCATCTATTAGATGATCTAATCAGTAAGGGAATTCAGCATGTTCATATGTATTGTGTTGATAATGTTTTAGTTAAAATTGCTGATCCAGTATTTATTGGTTTTgctattgaaaataattttaaattggCTACCAAGGCTGTTCGTAAAAGAGATGCACATGAGTCAGTTGGCTTGATCGTTTCTAAAAATGGGAAACCATCCGTTATTGAATATTCTGAAATTTCCaaagaattaaatgaaGCTATCAATCCTGATGATGGGTTATTAAAATTGCGTAGCGCTAATATCGTcaatcattattataacgTTGATCTATTGAAGGAAAAATTAGATTCATGGGTTGAACGTATGCCTTATCATATAgctaaaaagaaaatcccATATTACGAACCAAAAACTCAAAGTTACGTTAAGCCCAAAGAAACACCGAATGGAATCAAACTAGAacagtttatttttgatgttTTTGATACTGTTAATATGGACCAATTTGGGTGTCTAGAAGTTGAAAGAAGTAAGGAGTTTTCTCCTTTGAAAAACGCTCCTGGGtccaaaaatgataatCCAGAAACTGCTCGTTTGGCTTTTCTAAAGTTGGGTACCTCTTGGTTAAAAGATGTTGGATGTGAAATAAAAGAGGATGGAAATGTTCTAGTTGAGGTTTCAAGTCTGAAGAGTTATTCTGGTGAAAATCTAAATGAATATAAGGGCAAGactattattgaaaatggAACAATTATAGAGTAA
- the DNF3 gene encoding aminophospholipid-translocating P4-type ATPase DNF3 (similar to Saccharomyces cerevisiae YMR162C | DNF3 | Drs2 Neo1 Family) produces MSFVPRFSKYKKNDIENNTEKYKKKASNINSMSKVKVTQEGDKRGEDYEEEDYDVINTANQITMTSVLDNHNSFLRPSVNIARNPTVNYDDINPVDVNSTISEDLESSIVSARNDNDIELEEYSQNYVENNSNDNVTPAVGDIVFPTSVALDNKTANRNHVLPDSIIKWYKIIIYKLIDLRNIILNEKKLPPSKNGRIIPVALDKDSKVFSDSLHTDGYLLIDERRQPHKKPYIDNVITSSRYTIYSFLPLQLYAQFSKLANIYFFIIAILQMIPGWSTTGTFTTIIPICIFMGISMAREVWDDFRRHKLDKQENNKLTKILYKGNQFQERGLISHKNNILSKKARKLFRHMDRNEHALLKLNLKNSTQSMPSMDIQKKEAQEQKQHEKNLLSHTNSNSLSNTADEFTNLNLLRSRHDIHLHKTEWKNLRVGDFIYLNQDDWVPADILLIASDGEHSEVFVETMALDGETNLKTKFPHLELAKSMQTATGLVNTAAKVTVEDPNNDLYNFEGNIELLDNVTGTWNKYPINTDNVVYRGSVLRNTNNVIGMVIYTGEETKIRMNAIKNPRIKAPKLQTAINYIVIFMVLVVASMSLFSFLGEKVNKKKYIINNKYQYLLKDDAGSAPTVMGFIIMYNTLIPLSLYVTMEIIKIMQSKLMEWDIDMYYEPSDVSCESRTATILEELGQVSYVFSDKTGTLTDNLMIFRKFTVCGTSWVHDLESRYIADVTEDEDYKLNKEDSHIDNSASSNNVSSEHLERTTIRKSIGRASIEYKSNSSIKYTGRPSIASLICKSRNKTLQNQEANKAEHDTDDIIDVGNVNKVPGAKKLNTGNLQESTLEITDSHEDSQISPALESAKTNIQDANKNLLTRNRDHTSELKSSVELIMYIQKNPHTYFAQRAKFFILSLALCHTCVPKKIRGSEPLEKKMSAENANKLASSSDDDNESIEYQAASPDELALIGAARDMGYVVINKNGNILSIRTYPEGFDSPSVVEDYEVLNVIEFNSVRKRMTVIVRLKKEPTRVLLICKGADNVILERLYNNALALEKTQEINRAAEERRKDEAEVFLEQRRSLEQRLGTRSSKSIDFIASRPSLSLQAVRESLSRHNYGRSSNMHHRRSKSNNRPISSTFNEASMSSAVFKKNCDEDEHFNFEDDAADHITSINDFLYNVDRTKKEVEAVGVKSRDSLNKQITEKYQQRHSLSTTSRNQPSGSSNGTIAHSNGSSSAQYSSPSLKKTPIETLTAFTNKETGYNEAFINAGDDVGTIEDYIGDEALLRDEEYVIEKTLQAIDEFSTQGLRTLLYSYKWIKEEEYQLWAKRYHEAKISLVDRAKKMDTVGEEIESNLILLGATAIEDKLQDGVPEAIEKLRRAGIKMWMLTGDKRETAINIGYSCNLIHDYSTVVILSHDDENLLAKISAVSQEIETGNVAHCAVVIDGSTLGIFETNSTMMGVFIDLCTKTDVVICCRASPSQKALMVSSIRNTNKKLVTLAIGDGANDIAMIQSADIGVGIAGKEGLQASRSSDYSIGQFRFLLKLLFVHGRYNYSRTSKFVLCTFFKETLFYMTQMIFQRYTMFSGTSLYESWSLSMFNTLFTSLPVLCIGMFEKDLKPQTLLAVPELYTFGRLSQGFNLFIFVQWMLLAAGSSVLITFMNIYLWGFTSQSDSTLYPLGFMNFTVVVFIVNFKCQFLEMRNRSSIAFASVIISCGGWLIWCCFLPVVYSDDFMYDVLGGFYQRFGRDISFWASILLICVCPLLLSMLGKVFQTIFFPSDSDIFAQLEQEDEVRKKIEMNAFSEMKQGWTWDKDESTVSKYTGKFVNRVIKANGDTTRKDDSSPGLVYGDNTNAAVNNNSSSNCELKGSSSTLNSSLFDENKYEMLPSGKLIKRKKAKVLDTTKKNSIIKETQKLKKVIKKKLRFKLKDNEDVDAIIQKRLDDLE; encoded by the coding sequence ATGTCTTTTGTGCCGCGCTTTTCTAAatataagaaaaatgatattgaaaataataccgagaaatataaaaaaaaggcaagCAACATAAATTCCATGTCTAAAGTTAAAGTGACACAAGAAGGCGATAAACGGGGAGAAGATTATGAAGAAGAGGATTACGATGTTATTAATACTGCCAATCAAATTACCATGACAAGTGTTTTAGATAACCACAATTCTTTTCTAAGACCTAGTGTGAATATTGCTAGGAACCCAACCGTAAATTACGATGATATCAACCCTGTTGATGTTAATAGTACCATATCAGAAGATCTTGAGAGCAGTATTGTTAGTGCAAGGAACGATAATGATATAGAATTGGAGGAATATTCCCAAAATTATgtagaaaataatagtaatgataatgTCACTCCTGCTGTGGGTGATATTGTATTTCCCACCTCAGTAGCATTAGATAACAAAACGGCAAATAGAAACCATGTGCTGCCGGACTCAATTATAAAATggtataaaataattatttacaaGTTGATTGATTtaagaaatataattttaaatgaaaaaaaactgcCACCCTCTAAAAATGGTCGGATAATACCTGTTGCGCTAGATAAGGACTCAAAGGTCTTTTCAGACTCATTGCATACAGATGGATATTTATTGATTGACGAAAGAAGGCAGCCCCATAAGAAGCCATATATTGATAACGTTATCACATCTTCGCGATATACGATATATTCCTTCCTTCCACTCCAGCTTTATGCACAGTTTTCCAAATTGGCTAacatttatttctttataatTGCCATCTTACAAATGATCCCCGGATGGTCAACTACTGGTACATTTACTACCATTATCCCgatttgtatatttatgGGGATTAGCATGGCCAGAGAGGTGTGGGATGATTTTAGAAGACATAAGTTAGACAAACAGGAAAACAATAAACTAACAAAGATATTATATAAGGGGAACCAATTTCAAGAAAGAGGCTTGATAAgccataaaaataacatattAAGCAAAAAGGCACGCAAATTGTTTAGACATATGGATCGTAACGAACATGCTTTGCTGAAgctgaatttaaaaaacagTACTCAATCAATGCCTAGCATggatattcaaaaaaaagaagcgCAGGAACAGAAACAACATGAAAAGAATTTGCTGTCGCACACAAACAGTAATAGTTTGAGTAACACAGCCGACGAATTTACAAATTTGAATCTCCTGAGATCCAGGCACGATATACATTTACACAAGACAGAATGGAAAAATTTGAGAGTTGGGGATTTTATCTACCTAAATCAAGATGATTGGGTTCCTGcagatattttattaatagcaTCAGATGGAGAGCACAGTGAAGTTTTTGTTGAAACCATGGCTTTAGATGGAGAAACCAActtgaaaacaaaatttccTCATCTGGAGTTAGCCAAAAGCATGCAAACTGCTACTGGCTTAGTTAATACTGCGGCTAAAGTTACCGTGGAAGATCCTAATAATGATTTGTACAATTTTGAAGGTAATATTGAATTGCTAGACAATGTAACAGGCACTTGGAACAAGTATCCTATTAATACCGATAATGTGGTTTATCGTGGAAGTGTCTTGAGAAACActaataatgttattggGATGGTTATTTATACGGGGGAGGAAACCAAAATTAGGATGAACGCTATTAAGAATCCCCGGATAAAGGCGCCTAAATTGCAAACTGCAATCaattatattgttatttttatggttTTAGTTGTGGCTTCGATGtctttgttttcatttttgggTGAAAAAGTCAATAAGAAGAAGTATATAATTAACAACAAGTATCAATATTTGTTGAAAGACGATGCTGGTTCAGCCCCTACAGTTATGGGGTTTATTATAATGTACAATACTTTGATTCCCCTTTCTTTGTATGTCACCAtggaaattattaaaatcatGCAAAGTAAATTAATGGAATGGGATATCGATATGTATTATGAACCTTCCGATGTTTCGTGTGAATCGCGCACGGCAACAATTTTAGAGGAATTGGGCCAGGTTTCATATGTTTTCAGTGATAAAACAGGCACTTTGACTGATAACTTGATGATATTTAGGAAGTTTACCGTTTGCGGAACTTCGTGGGTCCATGATTTAGAATCAAGATACATAGCGGATGTCACAGAAGACGAGGATTATAAACTTAATAAGGAGGACAGCCACATAGATAACTCTGCTAGTAGCAACAATGTTAGCAGTGAGCATCTTGAGAGAACTACGATACGAAAAAGTATTGGAAGAGCTTCAATTGaatataaaagtaataGCTCTATTAAGTACACTGGTAGACCCAGTATTGCTTCTTTAATTTGTAAGTCAAGAAACAAAACCCTGCAAAATCAAGAAGCTAATAAAGCAGAACATGATACAGATGATATAATTGATGTTGGAAATGTTAATAAAGTTCCCGGtgctaaaaaattaaatactGGCAATTTACAAGAGAGTACTCTAGAAATTACAGATAGCCATGAAGACAGTCAAATATCACCGGCACTTGAATCTGCTAAAACTAATATCCAAGAtgcaaataaaaacttgtTAACCAGAAATCGTGATCATACTTCAGAGCTGAAATCATCTGTTGAATTAATCATGTacattcaaaaaaatccGCATACATATTTTGCTCAAAGAgccaaattttttattttatcattagCTTTGTGCCATACTTGTGTACCTAAAAAAATCAGAGGTTCAGAACCacttgaaaagaaaatgtcTGCTGAAAATGCTAATAAATTAGCTTCTAGTAGTGATGATGACAATGAATCTATTGAATACCAAGCAGCTTCTCCTGATGAACTAGCGTTAATTGGTGCTGCCAGGGATATGGGATATGTCGtcattaacaaaaatggAAACATCTTATCTATAAGAACGTATCCTGAGGGGTTTGACTCTCCATCGGTTGTAGAAGATTATGAAGTTTTAAATGTAATAGAATTTAATTCagtaagaaaaagaatgaCAGTTATAGTAcgattgaaaaaagaaccTACTAGAGTTTTGCTAATTTGTAAGGGGGCAGATAACGTTATTTTAGAGAGATTATATAATAACGCTTTAGCGCTGGAAAAAACTCAAGAAATTAATAGAGCTGCTGAAGAACGCAGAAAAGATGAGGCTGAAGTATTTTTAGAACAAAGAAGGTCATTGGAACAACGTTTAGGCACACGTTCTTCGAAGtcaattgattttattgCTTCTAGACCAAGTTTATCTTTACAGGCTGTTAGAGAAAGTTTATCGAGGCACAATTATGGTCGCTCCTCAAATATGCATCATAGAAGGagtaaaagtaataataggCCAATTTCTTCAACATTTAACGAGGCCAGTATGTCATCTGCTGTTTTCAAGAAAAACTGCGATGAGGATGAACATTTCAACTTCGAAGACGATGCAGCTGACCACATTACTTCgattaatgattttttgtataatgtTGACAGGACCAAAAAAGAAGTTGAGGCAGTTGGTGTGAAATCGCGCGATTCTTTAAACAAGCAAATCACTGAGAAATATCAACAAAGACATTCATTATCAACAACTTCTCGTAACCAACCTAGCGGAAGTAGTAATGGCACCATTGCCCATTCCAATGGTTCATCAAGTGCCCAATATTCTTCGCCATCCTTAAAGAAAACACCGATAGAAACCTTAACAGCCTTTACCAACAAAGAAACAGGCTATAATGAAGCGTTTATTAATGCTGGAGACGATGTTGGTACCATTGAGGACTACATTGGGGACGAAGCATTATTAAGAGACGAGGAGTATGTCATTGAAAAAACGTTACAGGCCATCGATGAATTTTCGACCCAAGGCTTAAGAACCCTATTATATAGCTATAAGTGGATTAAGGAGGAAGAGTATCAATTATGGGCAAAACGTTACCATGAGGCCAAAATTTCTTTAGTTGACCGTGCTAAAAAGATGGATACGGTGGGTGAAGAAATTGAAagtaatttaattttgttagGTGCTACTGCCATTGAAGATAAATTACAGGACGGCGTCCCTGAGGCCATTGAGAAGCTTAGAAGAGCGGGTATTAAAATGTGGATGTTAACTGGTGATAAAAGGGAAACAGCCATCAACATTGGTTATTCGTGTAACTTGATACATGACTATTCAactgttgttattttgagccatgatgatgaaaatttATTGGCCAAGATATCGGCTGTTTCTCAAGAAATAGAAACGGGGAATGTTGCACATTGTGCTGTAGTTATTGATGGTTCGACTTTGGGTATATTTGAAACAAACTCTACAATGATGGGTGTTTTCATTGATTTATGTACCAAAACAGATGTGGTAATTTGTTGTAGAGCATCGCCCTCTCAAAAGGCACTTATGGTTAGCAGCATTAGGAACACGAATAAGAAATTAGTTACACTGGCGATTGGTGATGGTGCCAATGATATTGCTATGATACAGTCTGCAGATATCGGTGTTGGTATTGCAGGTAAGGAAGGTTTACAAGCGTCCAGGTCTTCTGATTACTCCATAGGACAGTTTAGATTtctattaaaattgttattcGTTCACGGGAGATATAATTATTCTAGAACTTCAAAATTTGTGCTTTGTACATTTTTCAAGGAAACATTGTTTTACATGACTCAAATGATTTTTCAAAGGTACACTATGTTTTCTGGTACATCGCTTTATGAATCGTGGTCATTATCTATGTTCAATACCTTATTTACCTCTTTGCCAGTCTTGTGTATTGGTATGTTTGAAAAGGATTTGAAACCGCAAACATTGCTTGCTGTTCCGGAACTTTATACATTTGGCCGCTTATCTCAAGGgtttaatttgtttatttttgttcaatGGATGTTGCTAGCCGCTGGTTCGTCTGTACTGATAACTTTTATGAATATCTATTTATGGGGGTTTACCTCGCAATCTGACTCTACGTTATACCCACTTGGTTTCATGAATTTCACGGTTGTCGTTTTCATAGTTAATTTCAAATGTCAATTCTTAGAGATGAGGAATAGATCATCTATAGCGTTTGCGtccgttattattagttgtGGGGGTTGGTTGATTTGGTGTTGCTTTTTGCCAGTAGTCTACAGTGACGATTTCATGTATGATGTTTTGGGTGGATTTTATCAACGTTTTGGGAGAGACATTTCATTTTGGGCATCTATTTTGTTGATTTGCGTTTGCCCTTTATTACTAAGCATGTTGGGTAAGGTTTTTCAAACGATTTTTTTCCCCAGTGATTCTGATATTTTTGCACAATTGGAGCAAGAAGATGAagtaaggaaaaaaatagaaatgaATGCTTTTAGTGAAATGAAACAGGGATGGACTTGGGATAAAGATGAAAGCACCGTTAGTAAATATACCGGGAAATTTGTAAATAGAGTTATTAAAGCCAACGGTGACACTACAAGAAAAGATGATTCCAGTCCCGGTTTGGTATATGGAGATAATACGAATGCTGctgtaaataataacagcagTAGTAATTGTGAGTTAAAGGGTTCGTCCTCTACATTAAATTCCAGTTTgtttgatgaaaataaatatgaaaTGTTACCTAGTGGCAAGTTgattaaaagaaagaaagccAAAGTTTTAGACACCACGAAAAAGAATTcaattattaaagaaactcaaaaattaaaaaaagtcattAAAAAGAAGCTGAGATTTAAGTTAAAGGATAATGAAGATGTCGATGCAATTATTCAAAAGAGATTGGATGATTTAGAGTGA